The following are encoded together in the Candidatus Poribacteria bacterium genome:
- a CDS encoding cell division protein FtsX, with the protein REEIRVMRLVGATYWYIRVPLIAQGVFLGLIGSLSGVVSFYTLFRIFVPRISQIQFIPLDQISLIILGGVLLGLLGSVSPIRRYVNV; encoded by the coding sequence CGTGAGGAGATCCGAGTCATGAGACTGGTTGGGGCAACCTACTGGTACATCCGTGTCCCACTTATCGCCCAAGGGGTGTTTCTAGGATTGATTGGGAGTTTATCTGGAGTCGTTAGTTTTTACACGCTGTTTCGCATATTCGTGCCGCGAATTAGTCAGATACAGTTCATTCCTTTGGATCAAATCAGTCTGATTATACTCGGAGGCGTTCTGCTCGGCTTACTCGGCAGCGTCTCACCGATACGGAGATATGTGAACGTGTAG